From a single Lactococcus carnosus genomic region:
- a CDS encoding nicotinate-nucleotide adenylyltransferase translates to MGIELLTPYTKVELDMQKTENRRQIGLFLGKFAPIHVAHLVITDQVRRELNLERVLFMPEYDDEAGTIISLLSRALKGNAGLGIDTARLNNTSQTLVETLQALTLAHTDTDFYFIAGSDMIASLSQHKDALAVADLVQLVGVQRPGFRTGTSLPILWVDVPQMAISSTGLREMMHQGIEPKFLIPDGTLDFIKERGLYGL, encoded by the coding sequence ATGGGAATTGAACTTCTCACACCTTATACTAAAGTTGAACTCGATATGCAAAAGACGGAAAATCGGCGTCAAATTGGCCTTTTTTTAGGTAAATTTGCGCCGATACATGTCGCGCATTTGGTGATTACAGATCAAGTACGTCGAGAGTTAAATCTTGAGCGTGTGCTTTTCATGCCTGAGTATGATGATGAGGCTGGCACGATTATCAGTTTGCTATCCCGTGCTTTAAAAGGAAATGCTGGTTTGGGTATTGACACGGCTCGTCTGAATAACACCTCTCAGACGCTTGTTGAAACCCTACAAGCACTAACTCTAGCGCATACAGATACTGATTTTTATTTTATAGCTGGAAGCGATATGATTGCGAGTTTATCACAGCATAAAGATGCCTTAGCGGTAGCTGACTTAGTACAACTTGTTGGTGTACAACGGCCAGGATTTAGAACAGGTACCTCATTACCTATTTTGTGGGTGGATGTGCCTCAGATGGCGATTTCATCTACAGGACTAAGAGAGATGATGCATCAGGGAATAGAGCCAAAGTTCTTGATTCCGGATGGCACACTTGATTTTATCAAAGAACGAGGTCTTTATGGTCTTTGA
- a CDS encoding CsbD family protein, producing the protein MVDNGLTDKLKGKAKDVAGTVTGNDKQKAEGMLDQAIGKVKEVAADAKEKAEDVIEDVKEKFDKK; encoded by the coding sequence ATGGTAGACAATGGACTTACGGACAAACTCAAAGGCAAAGCAAAAGATGTTGCAGGTACTGTTACTGGTAATGACAAGCAAAAGGCTGAAGGCATGCTAGACCAAGCAATCGGTAAAGTTAAAGAAGTTGCTGCGGACGCCAAAGAGAAAGCTGAAGATGTTATTGAAGATGTCAAAGAAAAATTTGACAAGAAATAA
- the rsfS gene encoding ribosome silencing factor, translating into MTNELLLQTVVTAADDKKALDIVALDMREVSGVMDTLVVMEGMNSRQIDAIVDNIAEAIKKDGGDIHGIEGAGADGWVLIDLIDVVINVMTHDARLTYRLEKLWHDAPEIDVTAWLTD; encoded by the coding sequence ATGACAAACGAACTACTACTACAAACAGTTGTAACAGCTGCTGATGATAAAAAAGCCCTTGACATTGTGGCCCTTGATATGCGTGAAGTGAGCGGTGTCATGGATACTTTGGTCGTGATGGAAGGTATGAATTCACGTCAAATCGATGCGATCGTAGATAATATCGCAGAAGCAATCAAAAAAGATGGCGGTGACATTCATGGTATTGAAGGTGCTGGCGCAGATGGTTGGGTCTTGATTGACTTGATTGATGTCGTGATCAACGTGATGACACATGATGCACGCTTGACTTACCGTCTTGAAAAATTGTGGCATGATGCACCTGAAATCGATGTTACAGCTTGGTTGACTGACTAA
- a CDS encoding GntR family transcriptional regulator: MNKLAIYEQLANEIKSDIAAGILKPGDKLPSVRNFALEKQINPNTAVKVYKTLENEGVLTSIPSKGNFISDDAAKLQAFHVTELKAAYLTLVREMRDHHIEESSIIALAKGVYHDITS; this comes from the coding sequence ATGAATAAACTCGCAATATATGAGCAGTTGGCCAATGAAATTAAAAGTGATATTGCAGCTGGCATTTTAAAACCTGGTGATAAATTACCCAGTGTACGTAATTTCGCCTTGGAAAAGCAGATTAATCCGAATACGGCTGTCAAAGTTTATAAGACATTAGAAAACGAGGGGGTGCTTACTTCAATACCTAGTAAGGGTAACTTTATCAGTGATGATGCAGCAAAATTACAGGCCTTTCATGTGACAGAACTAAAGGCAGCCTATTTGACTTTGGTGAGGGAGATGCGAGATCATCATATTGAAGAATCTAGCATCATAGCGTTAGCAAAAGGAGTTTATCATGACATTACAAGTTAA
- the yqeK gene encoding bis(5'-nucleosyl)-tetraphosphatase (symmetrical) YqeK: MVFDNNAGLGISRDVLLTKLAETLSPKRFAHVQQVADAAKQLAVHWGYAAVEKAELAGLLHDYAKEASDDVFISLIHKYKLDPDLLNWHNNVWHGVVGIYKIQEDFGITDPELLRAIEIHTVGSSQMGLLDKILYVADYIEAGRRFEGVEAARVLAYEDLDAAVAYETVHTVTFLAHQQVRIYPQTILTYNAYVDKLR; the protein is encoded by the coding sequence ATGGTCTTTGATAATAATGCTGGACTCGGTATCAGCAGAGATGTCTTACTGACTAAACTAGCTGAGACCTTATCGCCAAAGCGATTTGCACATGTGCAACAGGTGGCAGATGCTGCTAAGCAGCTAGCAGTGCACTGGGGATATGCAGCAGTAGAAAAAGCTGAATTAGCTGGTTTGCTACATGACTATGCTAAAGAAGCATCGGATGATGTTTTTATCTCACTGATTCACAAATACAAGCTTGATCCAGATTTACTTAACTGGCATAATAATGTCTGGCATGGTGTCGTTGGTATCTATAAAATTCAGGAGGACTTTGGTATCACTGATCCCGAATTGTTACGCGCGATTGAGATTCATACAGTCGGCAGTAGTCAGATGGGCTTACTTGATAAAATTTTATATGTCGCTGACTATATAGAAGCTGGTAGACGCTTTGAAGGTGTTGAGGCAGCACGTGTGCTTGCCTATGAAGATTTAGATGCAGCAGTGGCTTATGAAACAGTCCATACGGTTACTTTTCTTGCACATCAGCAGGTCAGGATTTACCCACAAACAATTTTAACGTATAACGCTTATGTCGATAAATTGCGTTAA
- a CDS encoding ABC transporter ATP-binding protein — protein MALLEVKNLTKNFGGLTAVGDVNLELGESELVGLIGPNGAGKTTLFNLLTGVYEPSEGTVTLAGDILNGLSTYKIAAAGLSRTFQNIRLFKNLTVLDNVLIAMGTRKKSRLFASFFRLPAYYKQEAEMKKEALELLAIFDLDVKQASLAKNLPYGEQRRLEIVRALATKPKILFLDEPAAGMNPQETAELTALIKQIQQQFNITILLIEHDMSLVMNVTERIYVLEYGRLIAHGTPDEIKNNKRVIEAYLGGEA, from the coding sequence ATGGCACTTCTTGAAGTAAAAAATCTTACAAAAAACTTTGGTGGCTTAACAGCTGTCGGAGATGTCAATCTTGAACTTGGTGAGTCTGAGCTTGTTGGGCTTATCGGGCCAAATGGTGCTGGTAAAACAACGTTGTTCAATCTGTTAACTGGTGTCTATGAACCATCTGAAGGTACAGTGACGTTGGCTGGCGATATATTAAATGGCTTGTCGACTTATAAAATTGCTGCTGCTGGTTTATCCCGTACTTTCCAAAACATTCGTCTATTTAAAAACTTGACTGTCTTGGATAATGTCTTGATTGCCATGGGAACAAGAAAAAAATCCCGTCTTTTTGCATCATTTTTCCGCTTGCCTGCTTATTATAAGCAAGAAGCAGAGATGAAAAAAGAAGCTTTAGAGCTACTCGCTATCTTTGATTTAGATGTCAAGCAAGCTAGCTTGGCAAAAAATTTACCATACGGTGAACAACGTCGTTTGGAGATTGTGCGTGCGCTTGCGACGAAACCAAAGATTTTATTCTTGGATGAACCTGCTGCGGGGATGAATCCGCAAGAAACGGCAGAATTAACGGCGCTTATCAAGCAAATTCAACAACAGTTTAACATCACGATTCTATTGATTGAACATGATATGAGTCTTGTCATGAATGTGACCGAACGGATCTATGTTTTAGAATATGGTCGTTTGATTGCACATGGTACGCCAGATGAAATCAAAAACAATAAGCGTGTTATCGAAGCTTATTTGGGAGGAGAAGCATAA
- a CDS encoding ABC transporter ATP-binding protein translates to MVMLTINNLDVHYGVIQAVRDVSFEVNEGEVVSLIGANGAGKTSILRTISGLVRPSNGTIQFEGKDIHKTPAQKIVASGLSQVPEGRHVFPGLTVMENLEMGAFLRKNREENAQNLKKIFARFPRLEERKGQDAATLSGGEQQMLAMGRALMSQPKLLLLDEPSMGLAPIFIQEIFEIIKDIQKQGTTVLLIEQNANMALSIADRGYVLETGKVILSGTGKELLASDDVRKAYLGG, encoded by the coding sequence ATGGTGATGTTAACTATTAATAATCTTGATGTGCATTATGGTGTCATTCAAGCTGTTCGTGACGTTTCTTTTGAAGTCAATGAGGGTGAAGTTGTCTCGCTTATCGGGGCAAACGGTGCTGGTAAAACATCTATTCTACGAACGATTTCAGGTCTAGTTCGACCTTCAAATGGGACGATTCAATTTGAAGGAAAAGATATTCATAAAACGCCAGCTCAAAAGATCGTAGCGAGTGGCTTATCACAGGTACCAGAAGGCCGTCATGTCTTTCCTGGCTTGACTGTTATGGAAAACTTGGAGATGGGGGCTTTTTTACGTAAAAATCGTGAGGAGAATGCACAAAATTTGAAGAAAATTTTTGCACGTTTTCCGCGTTTAGAAGAGCGTAAAGGGCAAGATGCCGCGACTTTATCTGGTGGGGAACAACAAATGCTTGCCATGGGGCGTGCCTTGATGAGTCAACCTAAACTCTTGTTATTGGATGAACCTTCAATGGGGCTAGCACCAATCTTTATTCAAGAAATCTTTGAGATCATCAAGGATATTCAAAAACAAGGGACGACTGTTCTCTTGATTGAGCAGAATGCCAATATGGCCTTATCTATTGCTGATCGTGGTTATGTCTTAGAAACTGGAAAAGTTATTTTATCTGGCACAGGTAAAGAACTACTAGCTTCTGACGATGTCCGAAAAGCTTATCTTGGCGGTTAA
- a CDS encoding YqeG family HAD IIIA-type phosphatase: protein MSIENYRPDFLLSAAYQLTAESLKRHQIHAVLVDLDNTLTAWNNPDGTQEMRDWLAEMKATNIKVIVVSNNNHDRVRLAVERFDVPFISRAMKPFDYGIKKAIKLVDEQPEHVIMVGDQLMTDIRAAKRAGIRSVLVKPLVESDAWNTKFNRARERRVWRKLIEKHGEPEWQNTI, encoded by the coding sequence ATGAGCATTGAAAATTATAGACCGGATTTTTTATTGTCGGCTGCTTATCAGCTGACTGCTGAAAGTTTGAAGCGCCATCAAATTCATGCTGTCCTAGTTGACTTGGATAATACCTTAACTGCCTGGAATAATCCAGATGGTACACAGGAGATGCGTGACTGGCTTGCGGAGATGAAAGCAACCAACATCAAGGTTATCGTTGTGTCAAATAATAACCATGATAGGGTGAGGCTTGCTGTGGAGCGATTTGATGTACCTTTCATTAGTCGTGCCATGAAACCATTTGATTATGGTATAAAAAAAGCAATCAAGCTGGTGGATGAACAACCAGAGCATGTCATCATGGTGGGTGATCAGCTGATGACAGATATTAGAGCGGCAAAAAGAGCGGGGATTCGTAGTGTGTTAGTCAAACCACTAGTCGAGTCAGATGCTTGGAATACGAAATTTAATCGGGCACGCGAGCGTCGTGTGTGGCGGAAATTGATAGAAAAACACGGAGAACCTGAGTGGCAGAACACGATTTAG
- the yhbY gene encoding ribosome assembly RNA-binding protein YhbY encodes MELTGKQKRYLRAQAHHLTPIVQIGKGGLTNEIKTSIRKALDARELIKVAILQNSDADINDVAAEIEEMSFDVVQTIGRILVVFKVAEKRENRKLSLEVKAI; translated from the coding sequence ATGGAATTAACTGGAAAACAAAAACGCTACCTTCGTGCACAAGCACACCATTTGACACCTATTGTCCAAATCGGTAAGGGTGGATTAACAAATGAAATCAAAACGAGTATCCGTAAAGCTTTGGATGCGCGTGAATTAATCAAAGTGGCAATTTTACAAAATTCTGATGCTGATATTAATGATGTGGCAGCAGAAATTGAAGAGATGTCATTTGACGTTGTTCAAACAATCGGTCGTATTTTGGTTGTCTTTAAAGTCGCTGAAAAACGTGAGAACCGCAAGTTATCACTTGAGGTTAAAGCCATTTAA
- a CDS encoding ATP-binding cassette domain-containing protein — MTLQVKDVSKAIAGKMILEAVSFEMTAGSVIGLVGRNGAGKTTLMRLIAGEMLADNGEILLGEKGRASVFYVDTLSNWMSAYHATTVIDVLTMFYPEFDQDQFMMILSSQNLPTDKTISTFSKGQKALVYLAAGIASQATYLLFDEPLDGLDIFVKDYFKKMLLELVDAGRSAMIATHNLAELDSLADRLLLIKGTQITEQVCESDIVKIQFVYEGDTLASNLLDVATILEKRGRVYVALISESLIPAIFTDTTTYRFVEILQVTTEDIFRKELG, encoded by the coding sequence ATGACATTACAAGTTAAGGATGTAAGTAAAGCGATTGCAGGTAAAATGATCTTAGAGGCTGTGTCTTTTGAGATGACAGCTGGCAGTGTCATCGGGCTAGTTGGTCGGAATGGTGCTGGTAAGACCACGTTAATGCGACTGATTGCAGGTGAGATGCTAGCAGATAATGGGGAAATTTTACTAGGAGAAAAAGGTCGAGCCTCTGTTTTCTATGTAGACACCTTATCAAACTGGATGTCCGCCTATCATGCGACGACAGTCATAGACGTGCTGACGATGTTCTACCCCGAATTTGACCAGGACCAGTTTATGATGATTCTATCCTCACAGAATTTGCCCACGGATAAAACGATTTCAACTTTTTCAAAAGGTCAAAAAGCCTTGGTCTATCTAGCTGCAGGGATAGCAAGTCAAGCAACCTATCTACTCTTTGATGAGCCCTTAGACGGCTTAGATATCTTTGTAAAAGATTATTTCAAAAAGATGTTACTTGAGTTGGTTGATGCAGGTAGAAGTGCCATGATTGCCACACATAATTTAGCAGAACTTGATAGCCTAGCGGATCGCCTGTTATTAATTAAGGGGACGCAGATTACGGAACAAGTTTGTGAGTCAGACATTGTTAAAATTCAATTTGTTTATGAAGGAGATACCCTTGCTTCAAATCTACTTGATGTTGCTACGATTTTAGAAAAGCGTGGACGCGTCTATGTTGCCTTGATTTCAGAGTCCTTGATACCAGCTATCTTTACCGATACGACAACCTATCGGTTTGTCGAGATTTTACAGGTGACAACAGAGGATATTTTTAGAAAGGAATTGGGGTAA
- a CDS encoding CBS and ACT domain-containing protein: MAVKDFMTKKVIYVSPTTKIAKAADIMKEQGIHRLPVIADDKLVGLVTAGTIEKASPSVATSLSVYEMNYLLNKTTVGEVMIRDVLTISKYATLEDAVYQMRQHNVGVLPVVDNDQISGLITDKDVFGAFLRVAGYGEAGVHVRLLMPDTVGSLAKVAELLAEHLLDVRSIIQINTENKKSAVEFQLIGKLSTAEIEAIFKTAGFEVDDIHVTENKLVR; the protein is encoded by the coding sequence ATGGCAGTGAAAGATTTTATGACTAAAAAAGTTATCTATGTCTCACCAACGACTAAGATAGCCAAGGCTGCGGATATCATGAAGGAACAAGGTATCCATAGATTACCAGTTATTGCGGATGACAAGTTAGTTGGACTAGTCACTGCTGGAACGATTGAGAAAGCGAGTCCTTCAGTGGCGACTTCTTTATCAGTTTATGAGATGAATTATTTGCTTAACAAGACAACCGTTGGTGAAGTCATGATTCGTGATGTCCTAACAATCTCAAAATACGCGACGCTAGAGGATGCCGTTTATCAAATGCGGCAACATAATGTCGGTGTCTTGCCTGTTGTTGATAATGATCAGATCAGCGGTTTGATTACGGATAAAGATGTTTTTGGTGCCTTTCTCAGAGTAGCAGGTTACGGTGAAGCTGGCGTGCATGTGCGGCTTTTGATGCCAGATACAGTAGGGTCATTGGCAAAAGTAGCAGAATTGTTGGCAGAGCATCTGCTCGATGTGAGAAGTATCATCCAGATTAATACTGAAAATAAAAAATCTGCTGTTGAATTCCAATTGATCGGTAAGCTTAGTACGGCAGAGATTGAAGCTATTTTTAAAACAGCTGGATTTGAAGTGGACGATATTCATGTCACAGAAAATAAGTTGGTCAGATAA
- a CDS encoding lysophospholipid acyltransferase family protein, giving the protein MFYTYLRNFVTFLLWMLNGNAHYHNTEKILDKTENYILVAPHRTWWDPVYLAFATKPKEFIFMAKKELFKNPFFGYWIEKCGAFPIDREHPGPSTIKYPTKILKTSNRSLIMFPSGSRHSKDVKGGVAVIAKMAKVRIMPAVYQGPMTFKGLAKRERVDMNFGNPIDISDIKKLDSDGLAEVARRIESEFDRLDAEIAAIKGPQKPMIFGYLPRLILLIPALVITLLTFLFTVVAAPIHKKMKKS; this is encoded by the coding sequence ATGTTTTATACCTACCTTAGAAATTTTGTCACTTTTCTGTTATGGATGTTAAATGGGAATGCCCATTATCATAACACAGAAAAAATATTGGATAAAACTGAGAATTATATTCTAGTTGCCCCCCATAGAACTTGGTGGGATCCCGTTTATTTGGCCTTTGCTACTAAGCCAAAAGAGTTTATTTTTATGGCTAAAAAGGAATTGTTTAAAAATCCTTTCTTTGGGTATTGGATTGAAAAGTGTGGTGCATTTCCGATTGATCGCGAACATCCTGGACCTAGTACAATCAAGTATCCAACTAAAATTTTGAAAACATCAAATCGCTCACTCATTATGTTTCCTTCTGGGTCACGCCACTCGAAAGATGTAAAGGGTGGTGTTGCGGTCATTGCAAAAATGGCCAAGGTACGGATTATGCCTGCTGTCTATCAAGGACCGATGACTTTCAAAGGATTAGCTAAACGAGAACGAGTTGATATGAATTTCGGTAACCCGATTGATATCTCAGATATCAAGAAGTTAGACAGTGATGGTCTTGCTGAGGTTGCACGTCGTATCGAGTCAGAATTTGATAGACTTGATGCCGAAATCGCAGCAATAAAAGGCCCGCAAAAGCCGATGATTTTTGGTTATTTGCCTCGACTTATTTTGCTAATTCCTGCGCTTGTTATCACACTTTTAACCTTTTTATTTACAGTAGTTGCAGCACCTATCCATAAAAAAATGAAAAAATCATGA
- the yqeH gene encoding ribosome biogenesis GTPase YqeH, with protein MAEHDLATAEALRCIGCGAEMQTEDKEAMGYTPKSALDKGLETGELYCQRCFRLRHYNEIAGVNISDDEFLRLLTEVGNTDALVVNVIDIFDFNGSVIPGLHRFVSGNDVLLVGNKRDILPKSVKASKVKNWLRERAHEEGLRPVDVVLTSAHHEDDVSELMEEIETYRHGRDVYVVGVTNVGKSTLINAIIKNATGDADVITTSRFPGTTLDKIEIPLDDGSFIVDTPGIIHRHQMAHFVGPNDLKLVSPKKEIKPKTYQLNAGQTLFMGGLARLDYIQGDKQGMTGYFDNHLMIHRTKLEGADAFYEKHAGGLLTPPQADDMANFPKLVRKEFSIKDKSDIVFSGLGWVRVMNRGVVAAWVPEGVDVLIRKALV; from the coding sequence GTGGCAGAACACGATTTAGCAACAGCAGAAGCGTTACGTTGTATTGGCTGTGGTGCAGAGATGCAGACTGAAGATAAAGAAGCGATGGGCTATACCCCAAAATCAGCTTTGGACAAAGGACTTGAAACTGGCGAACTATATTGTCAACGTTGTTTCCGTCTTCGTCACTACAATGAAATTGCTGGTGTCAACATCAGCGATGATGAGTTTTTAAGATTACTGACAGAAGTAGGGAATACCGATGCTTTAGTTGTCAACGTGATTGACATCTTTGACTTTAATGGGTCAGTTATTCCTGGTCTTCATCGGTTTGTATCAGGAAATGATGTCTTACTAGTTGGTAACAAGCGTGATATTTTACCAAAATCAGTAAAAGCAAGCAAGGTTAAAAATTGGTTGCGAGAACGGGCACATGAAGAAGGACTTCGTCCGGTTGATGTCGTCTTAACGAGCGCCCATCATGAAGATGATGTGTCAGAACTGATGGAAGAGATTGAAACATATCGTCATGGTCGTGATGTTTATGTTGTTGGTGTGACCAATGTTGGTAAGTCAACCTTGATTAATGCAATCATCAAGAATGCGACAGGTGATGCTGACGTGATTACGACGAGTCGGTTCCCAGGGACAACCTTAGATAAAATCGAAATTCCTTTGGATGATGGTAGTTTTATCGTTGATACGCCCGGAATTATCCACCGGCATCAAATGGCACATTTTGTTGGGCCAAATGATTTGAAGTTGGTTAGTCCTAAAAAAGAGATTAAACCAAAGACCTATCAGCTGAATGCGGGTCAAACCTTATTTATGGGTGGTCTAGCTAGACTTGACTACATTCAAGGGGACAAGCAAGGCATGACAGGTTACTTTGATAATCACTTAATGATTCATCGAACTAAGCTCGAGGGTGCAGATGCCTTTTATGAAAAACATGCGGGTGGTTTACTGACACCACCTCAAGCAGATGATATGGCTAATTTCCCTAAACTGGTTCGAAAAGAATTCTCAATCAAAGACAAATCAGATATTGTCTTTTCAGGCCTTGGTTGGGTTCGTGTCATGAATCGTGGGGTCGTTGCAGCATGGGTACCTGAGGGTGTTGATGTCTTGATTCGAAAAGCGCTTGTCTAA
- the dnaJ gene encoding molecular chaperone DnaJ codes for MNNTEYYERLGVSQSASQDEIKKAYRKLSKQYHPDINKDAGAEDKYKEVQEAYETLGDAQNRAAYDQYGAAGANGGGFGGAGGFSGFGGGGGFGGFDDIFSSFFGGGGGQSNPTAPRQGEDLQYRVNLKFEEAIFGVEKEVSYNRDQACHTCHGDGAKPGTKAETCHKCGGHGQVQVARDTPLGRVMTTATCDVCHGTGKEIKEKCPTCHGSGHEKQLHKIKVKVPAGVETGQQMRMNGGGDAGKNGGPYGDLYVIFNVAASKQFERDGAEIFYEMPLEFVQAALGDEVEIPTVHGTVKLKVPAGTQTGQNFRLRGKGAPKLRGTGNGDQHVIVNIVTPKKLNDAQRDALQAFAKASGHTVTSQKPEGFFDKLKKEFK; via the coding sequence ATGAATAACACAGAATATTATGAGCGTCTAGGGGTTAGTCAGTCAGCTAGCCAAGATGAAATTAAAAAAGCGTACCGTAAGTTGTCAAAACAATATCATCCAGATATTAACAAGGATGCAGGTGCAGAAGATAAGTATAAGGAAGTACAAGAAGCCTATGAAACACTAGGCGATGCGCAAAATCGTGCAGCCTATGATCAGTATGGTGCAGCAGGAGCTAACGGCGGTGGTTTCGGTGGCGCTGGTGGCTTTAGCGGCTTTGGTGGTGGCGGCGGTTTTGGTGGCTTTGACGACATCTTCTCATCATTTTTTGGTGGCGGCGGTGGACAAAGCAATCCGACTGCACCACGTCAAGGTGAAGATTTACAATACCGTGTCAACCTTAAATTTGAAGAGGCGATTTTTGGTGTTGAAAAAGAAGTTAGCTATAATCGGGATCAAGCATGTCACACCTGTCATGGCGATGGTGCTAAACCGGGTACAAAAGCCGAAACTTGTCATAAGTGTGGCGGTCATGGTCAGGTGCAAGTCGCGCGTGATACGCCTCTGGGCCGTGTGATGACAACTGCTACCTGTGATGTTTGTCACGGTACTGGTAAAGAAATTAAAGAAAAATGTCCAACTTGTCATGGGTCTGGTCATGAAAAACAACTACACAAAATCAAGGTTAAAGTCCCTGCTGGTGTTGAAACTGGTCAACAAATGCGCATGAACGGTGGCGGAGATGCGGGTAAAAATGGTGGCCCTTATGGCGATCTTTACGTGATCTTTAATGTCGCGGCCTCAAAACAATTTGAACGTGATGGCGCCGAAATTTTCTATGAAATGCCACTAGAATTTGTTCAGGCAGCACTTGGTGATGAAGTTGAAATCCCAACTGTCCATGGCACTGTCAAACTAAAAGTCCCTGCTGGGACACAAACGGGTCAAAATTTCCGTTTACGAGGTAAAGGGGCACCAAAACTTAGAGGGACTGGTAATGGTGATCAACACGTCATCGTCAATATCGTGACACCTAAGAAATTAAATGATGCACAAAGAGACGCATTACAAGCATTCGCTAAAGCAAGTGGCCATACGGTCACGAGTCAAAAACCAGAAGGCTTCTTCGATAAATTGAAAAAAGAATTTAAATAA
- a CDS encoding NAD(P)-dependent oxidoreductase, with the protein MKIAVIAANGKTGSLITQEAVDKGMSVTAVVRNENKTLAQAVLKKDIFELTASDLAGFDAVVDAVGFWSPEDLVKHETSLKHLADILSGTEIALFVVGGAGSLYMDETHTRQLQDTLDFPAAYKPLATSMAKGLAALRQRQDVRWVYVSPAALFDAEGEKTGDYQVAGELFETNQAGESHISYADYALGLVDLIAKGTYGRERISLLSK; encoded by the coding sequence ATGAAAATTGCAGTTATCGCAGCAAATGGTAAAACAGGTTCTTTGATTACGCAAGAAGCAGTTGACAAAGGGATGTCAGTCACTGCAGTTGTTCGCAACGAGAATAAAACGCTAGCACAAGCTGTCTTGAAAAAAGATATCTTTGAGTTGACTGCATCAGATTTAGCAGGATTTGATGCGGTAGTTGATGCTGTTGGTTTTTGGTCTCCTGAGGATCTAGTGAAGCATGAAACATCTCTCAAACACTTAGCTGATATACTCAGTGGGACTGAGATTGCCTTATTTGTCGTGGGTGGTGCTGGTAGCTTGTATATGGATGAAACACATACCAGACAGTTACAAGACACGCTCGACTTCCCAGCAGCCTACAAGCCATTAGCGACTAGTATGGCAAAAGGGTTAGCAGCATTAAGACAGAGACAGGATGTGAGATGGGTTTATGTGAGCCCAGCAGCCCTTTTTGATGCTGAGGGTGAAAAAACAGGAGACTATCAAGTTGCAGGTGAACTATTTGAAACCAATCAAGCTGGTGAGAGTCACATTAGCTATGCAGACTATGCGCTAGGGCTTGTAGACCTAATAGCAAAAGGGACCTATGGGCGAGAACGTATTTCTTTATTGTCAAAATGA